The Lottiidibacillus patelloidae genome window below encodes:
- a CDS encoding CBO0543 family protein, which translates to MYLLLVIVVWILFAYKFVDWSQWKKQYPTILYFIVINLSYNFLYYNHTLWAFRGVTADWINHSIINMAFTFFICPVGLIIYLQRFPQQKAMNQLIYIAVWVIFYSVIETLFAYKGMYVYDNGWNGWLNIILNSVLFTVLYIHYKNPVRAILISIPLAILFYLFFPVPLDSLK; encoded by the coding sequence TTGTACTTGTTATTAGTAATAGTTGTCTGGATCTTGTTTGCATATAAGTTTGTAGACTGGTCGCAATGGAAAAAACAATATCCGACGATTCTATATTTTATAGTAATAAATCTTTCGTATAATTTCTTATATTATAATCATACGTTATGGGCATTCAGAGGAGTAACAGCAGATTGGATAAATCATTCCATCATTAATATGGCATTTACATTTTTTATTTGCCCAGTTGGCCTAATTATTTACTTGCAACGTTTTCCGCAACAGAAAGCAATGAATCAATTGATTTACATAGCAGTTTGGGTAATATTTTATTCTGTAATCGAGACTCTTTTTGCATATAAAGGTATGTATGTTTACGATAATGGCTGGAATGGCTGGCTAAATATTATATTAAACTCAGTTTTATTTACTGTGCTGTATATTCATTATAAAAATCCAGTAAGAGCTATACTAATATCCATTCCATTAGCAATACTTTTTTACTTATTTTTCCCGGTACCTTTGGATAGTCTAAAATAA
- a CDS encoding restriction endonuclease has translation MSKNASVVDLLGDHFINSLAKNISRRRALVIFLGAFLVSLFILFYTNFKIFFLYWISVYVCIQLFNIKVSFNRKRDLKKSGINEIDRMDGIAFEQYLSHLFKRKGYKVRITSSQGDFGADLLLEKEDERICVQAKRYSKQVGIKAVQEVIGSLAHYSADIGWVVTNSTYTRPAIQLAKANGIKLVGRNELIRLIIETNHIGENGVSDANGRGDETTIRELMCDDCGAKMVLRQGKRGKFFGCSSFPGCRNTVSI, from the coding sequence ATGAGTAAAAATGCAAGTGTTGTAGATTTATTAGGGGATCATTTCATTAATTCTTTAGCGAAAAATATATCTAGAAGAAGGGCTTTAGTAATCTTCTTAGGAGCATTTTTAGTTAGTTTATTTATTTTGTTTTATACAAATTTCAAAATCTTTTTCCTTTACTGGATATCTGTTTATGTTTGTATTCAACTATTCAACATAAAGGTTAGTTTTAATAGAAAAAGAGATTTGAAGAAGTCTGGGATTAATGAAATTGACAGAATGGATGGTATTGCATTTGAACAGTATTTATCTCATCTATTTAAGCGCAAGGGCTATAAAGTTAGGATAACAAGCTCCCAGGGAGACTTCGGGGCGGATTTACTGTTAGAAAAAGAAGACGAACGAATTTGTGTACAAGCAAAGCGCTACAGCAAACAAGTTGGTATTAAAGCTGTGCAAGAAGTAATTGGATCGCTAGCACACTATAGTGCAGATATTGGCTGGGTTGTTACAAATAGTACATATACTAGACCTGCAATACAGCTAGCAAAAGCTAATGGCATAAAACTAGTTGGCCGCAATGAACTAATAAGATTAATTATAGAGACAAACCACATAGGGGAAAATGGTGTTTCAGACGCTAATGGCCGAGGTGATGAAACGACAATTCGTGAACTGATGTGCGACGATTGTGGAGCGAAAATGGTCTTGCGACAAGGGAAGCGCGGTAAGTTTTTCGGTTGTAGTTCGTTTCCTGGATGTAGAAATACAGTAAGTATATAG
- a CDS encoding DUF805 domain-containing protein, translated as MEWYLKVLKNYVNFSGRARRKEYWMFVLFNMIVAFVLGFIDGILFEVGLLGNLYLLAVLLPSLAVSVRRLHDTGRSGWWLLISLIPLIGGIILLFFLCEDSKDANQFGPNPKAA; from the coding sequence ATGGAGTGGTATTTGAAAGTATTAAAAAACTATGTAAACTTCAGTGGTAGAGCTAGAAGAAAGGAATACTGGATGTTCGTTCTTTTTAATATGATCGTAGCATTCGTCCTAGGTTTTATTGATGGAATTCTTTTCGAAGTTGGATTATTAGGAAACTTATATCTCTTAGCAGTATTATTGCCATCATTAGCAGTAAGTGTAAGAAGATTGCATGATACAGGAAGAAGTGGTTGGTGGTTACTTATTAGTTTAATTCCTCTAATCGGTGGTATTATTTTATTATTCTTCTTATGTGAAGATAGTAAAGACGCAAACCAATTTGGTCCTAATCCGAAAGCTGCTTAA
- a CDS encoding DUF2628 domain-containing protein: protein MYCSKCGNKVTEDALFCSACGEKVIRIAAKNDESNAREDEKFEEIKANKTSEEEVIVESQSEDLSTEEPNQDEVLAEAYVGSKYPYYKEKWVKMDETGSGGAGNIAAFFLGVFWLGYRKMYRELLFIALAFLLIDFLLVYVINYQYSTESFIDPVDSVIGLAASILMAIFGNKLYKSHVDRKIEKIKKEDSNFDETIKIAKRKGGNRWLGVLIALGVFLAYSFLTSYIAPSNLDAIYAVQGGAFYDYPEKTVEEAFDDFFLEGEWEYISQNTPYDVVLFRGLAPSKDGLDELDVEVKFILDPDNKSFELTEVIIEGKSYTSDEDINEFLEIVYE, encoded by the coding sequence TTGTATTGTTCAAAGTGTGGTAATAAAGTTACAGAAGACGCCTTATTTTGTTCAGCTTGTGGTGAAAAAGTAATAAGAATAGCCGCTAAGAATGATGAATCGAATGCAAGAGAAGATGAAAAATTTGAAGAAATCAAAGCAAATAAAACAAGTGAAGAAGAAGTAATTGTAGAAAGTCAGAGTGAAGATTTATCTACAGAAGAACCGAATCAAGATGAAGTTCTTGCAGAAGCATATGTTGGTTCTAAATATCCTTACTATAAGGAAAAGTGGGTTAAGATGGATGAAACTGGCTCGGGTGGTGCCGGTAACATTGCTGCATTTTTCTTGGGAGTATTTTGGTTAGGCTACAGGAAAATGTACAGAGAGCTTTTATTTATCGCCTTAGCTTTTCTGTTAATTGACTTTCTATTAGTCTATGTCATTAATTATCAGTACTCAACTGAAAGTTTCATTGATCCAGTCGATAGCGTTATCGGTCTAGCAGCATCTATCTTAATGGCTATTTTCGGAAATAAATTGTATAAATCTCATGTTGATAGAAAGATAGAAAAGATAAAGAAGGAAGATTCAAACTTTGATGAAACTATTAAAATCGCGAAAAGAAAAGGCGGAAACAGGTGGCTTGGAGTCCTTATTGCTTTAGGCGTTTTTCTGGCTTATAGTTTTCTGACTTCCTACATAGCTCCAAGTAATTTGGACGCTATATATGCTGTGCAAGGGGGCGCATTTTACGATTACCCTGAGAAAACGGTTGAAGAAGCTTTTGATGATTTTTTCTTAGAGGGTGAATGGGAGTATATATCGCAGAATACTCCATATGATGTTGTCCTTTTTAGAGGTCTCGCTCCTTCTAAAGATGGTCTCGATGAGTTAGATGTAGAAGTTAAATTCATTTTAGATCCAGATAATAAATCGTTTGAATTAACAGAAGTTATCATTGAAGGTAAATCATATACATCAGATGAGGATATAAATGAGTTCTTAGAAATAGTGTATGAATAG
- a CDS encoding plasmid pRiA4b ORF-3 family protein has translation MLIQCTKKLLDQLKIKPEVASEEETALTSWHANIITIMRRKTVVLVNDKNRYVIVLFGLKAKDFKNFNTLVVQAIRNTFTEENIQQSVIDDFLENASTITYTKTKDRKSVARMNKGCDYVYFYERDIDQSSIFQPIVSMKASGELVGEGMKNAIRPNEEMFQDLADYTGKKVFEVKAYVMKVFLHLENHEVWRRLVVPANMTFAQFHNALQIAFDWEDYHLHEFYIYMNADKKEFTWTKNPYHPDGHHPVINLLCDEESFGYRDEDDLPAKLDKDVRLEEYLPARGKYVYDFGDNWEHYFEVEREIEDFDKNYPQCLELKGETPPEDVGGEGGYEHYLEVIANKDHPDYEHFMQWGKRNLYRDYNIGVINRRLKWDR, from the coding sequence TTGCTAATTCAATGTACGAAGAAACTACTAGACCAATTAAAAATAAAGCCAGAAGTTGCAAGTGAAGAGGAGACAGCTCTCACATCCTGGCATGCCAATATCATTACGATCATGCGTAGAAAGACGGTTGTTTTAGTAAATGATAAAAATCGCTATGTAATCGTCCTGTTTGGCTTAAAAGCAAAGGACTTTAAAAACTTTAATACGCTTGTTGTTCAGGCAATTCGCAATACTTTTACTGAAGAAAACATCCAACAATCTGTCATTGATGACTTTTTGGAGAATGCATCGACAATTACATATACAAAAACGAAAGACCGTAAGTCAGTAGCTCGAATGAATAAAGGCTGCGACTATGTTTATTTTTATGAGCGAGATATTGATCAATCTTCCATCTTTCAACCAATTGTTAGTATGAAAGCAAGCGGCGAATTAGTAGGGGAAGGTATGAAAAACGCTATACGACCTAATGAAGAAATGTTTCAAGATTTAGCTGACTATACTGGGAAAAAAGTATTTGAAGTGAAAGCTTACGTGATGAAAGTTTTCCTTCATTTAGAGAATCATGAAGTATGGCGTAGATTAGTCGTTCCAGCTAACATGACATTTGCGCAATTTCATAATGCGTTGCAAATAGCTTTTGATTGGGAAGACTATCATTTACATGAATTTTATATATATATGAATGCGGATAAGAAGGAATTTACGTGGACAAAAAACCCGTATCATCCAGATGGGCATCACCCTGTCATTAATTTACTTTGTGATGAAGAGTCTTTCGGCTATCGGGATGAAGATGATCTGCCAGCAAAACTTGATAAGGATGTAAGACTAGAGGAATATCTTCCTGCAAGAGGGAAATATGTGTATGACTTTGGTGATAATTGGGAGCATTATTTTGAAGTAGAACGAGAAATAGAAGACTTCGATAAAAACTACCCGCAATGTCTTGAACTGAAAGGGGAAACACCTCCGGAAGATGTCGGTGGTGAAGGTGGTTATGAGCATTACTTAGAAGTAATTGCTAATAAAGACCATCCTGATTATGAGCATTTTATGCAGTGGGGAAAAAGAAATTTATATAGAGACTATAACATAGGTGTCATAAATAGACGGTTAAAGTGGGATAGGTAA
- a CDS encoding aldehyde dehydrogenase: protein MKTTVIEKNSTPSPIKETANKDIDAVLQKQKSFFATGKTRPLQAREDALRKLRTLISDNEQAILQALMKDLNKSEAEAYITEIAVLKEEIKFILKNLHNWAKPKKVKTALTHIGTKGIQIPEPYGVSLIIAPWNYPFQLALSPLLGAIAAGNTAILKPSELTPTVAALLSKIINEHFDPGYIHVIEGGVETNQYLLKQRFDYIFFTGSVPVGKIVMEAAAKNLTPLTLELGGKSPCIVHEDADISLAAKRIAFGKVTNAGQTCIAPDYLFVHKKVKDAFIQAYKQAITEFYGDEPIKNETYGKIVNQRHFDRVSSYLSDGDIIVGGKVDEALHKIEPTILVPKSLEVPVMQEEIFGPIMPMIEYENLEEVVAFVNSRPKPLALYLFSNEKKVQKKINTEISYGGGCINDTLLHVATPYLPFGGVGESGLGSYHGESSFKTFSHYKSVLKQTTKFDFSFRYPNAKYGLKIIKKLMG from the coding sequence ATGAAGACGACAGTTATAGAGAAAAATTCTACGCCTTCGCCGATTAAGGAAACAGCGAATAAAGACATTGATGCGGTTTTACAAAAGCAAAAATCGTTTTTTGCTACAGGAAAGACGCGTCCACTTCAAGCAAGGGAAGATGCATTGCGGAAACTTCGCACATTAATTAGTGACAATGAACAAGCAATACTTCAGGCTTTAATGAAAGACTTGAACAAATCAGAAGCCGAGGCGTATATTACCGAAATTGCCGTATTAAAAGAGGAAATAAAGTTCATTTTGAAAAACCTCCACAACTGGGCCAAACCGAAAAAAGTAAAGACAGCCCTAACGCACATTGGCACAAAGGGCATTCAGATTCCCGAACCATACGGAGTAAGTTTAATTATTGCTCCTTGGAACTATCCGTTTCAACTAGCACTTTCACCTTTACTTGGCGCAATTGCGGCAGGGAATACTGCAATCCTCAAGCCGTCTGAATTGACACCAACCGTCGCAGCCTTATTAAGCAAAATCATTAATGAACATTTTGATCCAGGCTATATTCATGTAATAGAAGGTGGCGTTGAAACAAATCAATATTTACTGAAGCAGCGATTCGATTATATCTTTTTCACAGGAAGCGTACCGGTAGGGAAAATCGTGATGGAAGCGGCAGCGAAAAATCTTACGCCACTGACATTAGAGCTTGGTGGGAAAAGTCCTTGTATTGTCCATGAGGATGCAGATATTTCATTAGCAGCGAAGCGTATTGCATTCGGAAAAGTAACAAATGCCGGACAAACATGTATTGCCCCTGATTACTTATTCGTTCATAAAAAAGTAAAAGATGCTTTCATTCAAGCATACAAACAAGCGATAACAGAATTTTATGGGGACGAGCCCATCAAAAATGAAACGTACGGAAAAATCGTCAATCAACGCCACTTTGATAGAGTTAGCTCTTATTTATCTGATGGGGATATCATTGTAGGTGGAAAAGTAGACGAAGCGCTTCATAAAATTGAGCCGACGATCCTTGTTCCGAAAAGCTTAGAAGTGCCAGTCATGCAAGAGGAAATTTTCGGTCCAATTATGCCTATGATAGAGTACGAAAATCTTGAAGAAGTTGTTGCATTTGTAAACAGTCGACCGAAACCATTAGCACTTTACTTGTTCAGTAATGAAAAAAAGGTGCAGAAGAAAATCAATACAGAAATCTCGTATGGTGGTGGCTGTATCAATGATACGCTACTTCATGTCGCAACGCCTTACCTTCCTTTTGGCGGAGTAGGCGAAAGTGGATTAGGAAGTTATCACGGAGAAAGCAGTTTTAAAACTTTTTCTCATTACAAAAGCGTCTTAAAGCAGACGACTAAGTTCGACTTCTCCTTCCGCTATCCAAATGCGAAATATGGCTTGAAAATAATAAAAAAATTGATGGGATGA
- a CDS encoding DUF4282 domain-containing protein, translating into MKEFLHFDKMITPAIIKFIFWACASLSILAGFAMMFQGGLQVLVGLFIMSVGPIVSRIYCELLIVLFKMHESLHAINKNNSHERISA; encoded by the coding sequence GTGAAAGAATTTTTACATTTTGACAAGATGATAACACCAGCAATTATTAAATTTATTTTCTGGGCATGTGCAAGTTTATCAATTCTGGCAGGATTTGCAATGATGTTTCAAGGTGGTTTGCAGGTACTAGTAGGGTTATTTATTATGTCTGTAGGTCCAATAGTATCTCGCATTTATTGTGAATTATTAATTGTGCTTTTTAAAATGCATGAATCATTACACGCAATTAACAAAAACAATTCACATGAGCGTATTAGCGCTTAG
- a CDS encoding transposase: MGRKPRSWNPAFFYHIVSRGNRREALFLDVGDYKTFFYMLMKIHTRIPFELPCYCLMTNHYHLLMMIGGASHFPKKFPKICRKKLRCPFAG, translated from the coding sequence ATGGGGCGAAAGCCGCGTAGCTGGAATCCAGCGTTCTTTTATCACATTGTTAGCCGTGGTAATCGACGTGAAGCTCTCTTTTTAGATGTAGGAGATTATAAAACTTTCTTTTATATGCTAATGAAAATTCATACTAGAATTCCATTTGAGTTACCGTGTTATTGCTTAATGACAAATCATTATCACCTGTTGATGATGATCGGTGGTGCCAGTCACTTCCCGAAGAAGTTTCCCAAAATTTGCAGAAAAAAACTCCGTTGTCCATTTGCTGGCTAA
- a CDS encoding lipoprotein produces the protein MKRIIYFICIVFLLSACTEEATPVPTQNGKSGGKEPVVKEPAAKSETLAGKLYFMKDNFIFSANTDGTGITQISTTGESEKPDANPSVSLDGKYITYSNNKTKIYMIASAGGEEKLVANQWFADHPVFSPDAAMVTFDMESYGMTIATAHTESGDFGKTYDSIYPRSWPHWSPTTKTVIATQISNNGEYFKLITIDLDTKDAEILIDDPNVDYFFATYNYDGDKIAVIRAPTGTEDYSLWIMNADGSNGKELVTDVTMARPAWAPDGKHIAFEKDNSIFIMPVDGGDAKEVIKGGTAPAWGK, from the coding sequence ATGAAACGGATCATTTATTTCATTTGTATTGTTTTTTTACTTTCGGCGTGTACGGAAGAAGCAACACCAGTTCCTACTCAGAATGGTAAAAGTGGTGGAAAAGAACCTGTGGTAAAAGAACCCGCGGCGAAAAGCGAGACGTTAGCTGGAAAGTTATATTTTATGAAGGATAATTTCATTTTTTCAGCAAATACAGACGGCACAGGTATAACGCAAATAAGCACGACTGGTGAGAGTGAAAAACCAGACGCCAATCCTAGTGTTTCACTGGATGGAAAATACATAACGTATAGTAATAATAAAACAAAAATTTATATGATAGCATCAGCTGGTGGCGAGGAAAAATTAGTTGCAAATCAATGGTTCGCTGACCACCCTGTCTTTTCACCTGATGCAGCAATGGTCACATTCGATATGGAATCTTACGGTATGACGATTGCTACTGCTCATACGGAAAGTGGAGATTTCGGCAAAACGTACGATAGCATTTATCCTAGAAGTTGGCCACATTGGTCACCTACTACAAAAACTGTTATTGCAACGCAAATTAGTAATAATGGCGAGTATTTTAAATTAATAACGATTGATTTGGATACTAAGGACGCCGAAATTCTAATTGACGATCCAAACGTTGACTATTTCTTTGCAACTTATAACTACGATGGGGATAAAATTGCTGTAATACGTGCTCCTACTGGAACCGAAGATTATAGTTTGTGGATTATGAATGCTGACGGATCAAATGGAAAAGAGTTAGTGACCGACGTTACGATGGCAAGACCTGCATGGGCGCCAGATGGAAAGCATATCGCTTTCGAGAAAGATAATTCAATATTTATCATGCCTGTAGATGGTGGCGATGCTAAAGAAGTTATTAAAGGCGGAACTGCACCTGCTTGGGGAAAATAA
- a CDS encoding Sir2 family NAD-dependent protein deacetylase codes for MVLHDNIEQKFYAFTEAEAWDLIHKFKCINAKAIVKNLDSFKKKEIEPLDSSYLPFYHTAWHIPIDKLPNDVKASSAFQANIDRLLNNEIQHHVNKKMRQWKRKNKDFIFNFQKKNYYLKNCIDVAQLLGKAKKIVVLTGPDIWKETSLPVYDISKMTNPSFQSIKQLFENYISFQDERVVQHVMDLIEPTPAHQFIANLEEKAAVTVFTECADDFHEKAGSTNVHHLTPNVYKWQCKACLSSVQLNELIQKGNTRCTKPNCQGELTYENNKTKVIEMQKVIIQEADIILFFGKSNHEKMITLNKEVTKVLFSNDAKTATDYEMDINIAGPFSMVLPEVDSHIVKKGRSLCDVCHTRVSAGAFSSTFAPVTVSICVTCSARGAQPYGVLVTYYAIRKHDWGSYNPSPKIQYITKATLKTCNITKEQFEKDVDERVKIMSQKQIK; via the coding sequence TTGGTTTTACACGATAATATTGAGCAAAAATTCTACGCATTTACTGAGGCAGAGGCGTGGGATTTAATCCATAAATTCAAATGTATAAATGCGAAAGCAATAGTAAAAAATCTCGATTCATTTAAGAAAAAAGAAATCGAACCTCTCGATAGTTCATATCTACCCTTTTATCATACAGCTTGGCACATTCCTATCGACAAACTACCTAATGATGTCAAAGCTAGTAGTGCTTTTCAAGCGAATATTGACAGGTTACTTAACAACGAGATCCAACATCATGTAAACAAAAAAATGAGGCAGTGGAAACGAAAAAACAAAGACTTTATTTTTAACTTTCAAAAGAAAAACTACTATTTGAAAAATTGTATCGATGTCGCGCAACTACTAGGAAAAGCTAAAAAGATCGTTGTCTTAACTGGCCCTGACATTTGGAAAGAGACATCGCTTCCTGTTTACGACATATCAAAAATGACCAACCCTTCCTTTCAATCTATTAAGCAACTATTTGAAAACTACATTTCTTTTCAAGACGAACGTGTAGTTCAGCATGTCATGGACTTGATTGAGCCTACTCCAGCGCATCAATTTATTGCTAATTTAGAAGAAAAAGCAGCTGTTACTGTTTTCACTGAATGCGCTGATGACTTTCATGAAAAAGCGGGTAGCACAAACGTGCATCATTTAACTCCAAACGTCTACAAATGGCAATGTAAAGCTTGCCTTTCTTCAGTCCAATTAAATGAGTTAATCCAAAAAGGAAACACTAGATGTACAAAACCTAACTGCCAGGGTGAACTAACCTATGAAAATAATAAAACAAAAGTGATAGAAATGCAGAAAGTGATCATTCAAGAGGCAGATATTATTCTCTTTTTTGGTAAATCGAATCACGAAAAAATGATTACCTTAAATAAGGAAGTAACGAAAGTATTGTTTAGTAATGACGCTAAAACCGCAACCGATTATGAAATGGATATTAATATAGCTGGTCCATTTTCAATGGTGTTACCTGAAGTAGATAGTCATATTGTTAAAAAGGGCCGTTCTTTGTGTGATGTCTGTCACACTAGAGTTTCGGCAGGTGCATTTTCCTCTACGTTTGCTCCTGTTACGGTAAGCATTTGCGTCACCTGTTCAGCTAGAGGAGCTCAACCTTATGGTGTACTTGTCACATATTATGCTATTAGAAAACATGATTGGGGTAGTTATAATCCATCTCCTAAAATTCAATATATTACCAAAGCAACATTAAAAACTTGCAATATTACGAAAGAGCAATTTGAAAAGGACGTTGATGAAAGAGTTAAAATAATGAGCCAAAAACAAATAAAATGA
- a CDS encoding Sir2 family NAD-dependent protein deacetylase, whose amino-acid sequence MARTILKVLDDFYDKDIKVGDKVSLFFYRVKILDMEYKNEYGTFIKCKVLPDKLWDEVLDNIDESSDSFEERLMNYDYEDESFDDLEDESSSASPNEYETKAKIQPHPNNPLEIVGTIHIPGYRNLLGGMGFYVKNIETEEIKGYSFGETSWLIQKYGATNAYAYGNLIDTIDELPSLDSQHWKVAAYTDTGELFAPLTDRAKLELKEGFKYAVESKTREYASQFSKNNNYRELDSNALEEVISAINTAKNIVILTGAGISTMSGIPDYRSTVESMWSRQPEYIDKLSENTFNEDPVLFWKHFYDLLKTTLHPIMPFQNHESLLAAMEGISPNDAHRFFRFLEKDLSKNISIITQNVDGLHNKAGNKDIIEFHGRIKECICPQCKKIYLMVDVLKENETPVCNCGEILRPNVVFFGDEVKSPESAEEKVKNADLILVAGTSLQVHPFNALLLSKRNDAKLLLLNNENTNYSQAFDVHLKGNVSTVCRYLRNEMANED is encoded by the coding sequence ATGGCAAGAACAATTTTAAAAGTATTAGATGATTTCTATGACAAAGATATAAAAGTTGGAGATAAAGTTTCGCTCTTCTTCTATAGAGTTAAAATTTTAGATATGGAATATAAGAATGAATATGGAACATTTATTAAATGTAAGGTTTTACCCGATAAGTTATGGGATGAGGTCTTGGACAATATAGATGAGTCTTCGGACAGTTTTGAAGAAAGACTTATGAACTACGATTATGAAGATGAGTCATTCGACGATTTAGAAGATGAAAGCAGTTCAGCTTCCCCTAATGAATATGAAACAAAAGCAAAGATTCAGCCACATCCTAATAACCCATTAGAAATTGTTGGAACAATTCATATTCCTGGATATCGAAACCTTTTAGGTGGGATGGGATTCTATGTGAAAAATATTGAAACAGAAGAAATTAAGGGATATTCCTTCGGGGAAACTTCATGGCTCATACAAAAGTATGGTGCTACAAACGCATATGCTTATGGAAACTTAATTGATACTATTGATGAACTCCCTTCATTAGACAGTCAACATTGGAAAGTAGCCGCTTATACCGATACCGGAGAGTTATTTGCCCCATTAACTGATCGAGCAAAATTAGAACTAAAGGAAGGTTTTAAGTATGCTGTTGAAAGTAAGACTAGGGAATATGCAAGTCAATTTAGTAAAAATAATAATTATAGAGAACTCGATTCCAACGCGTTAGAAGAAGTAATTTCTGCAATAAATACTGCAAAAAATATTGTAATTTTAACAGGGGCAGGAATTAGCACGATGAGCGGCATACCTGATTATCGTTCAACTGTAGAAAGCATGTGGAGCAGACAACCAGAGTACATTGATAAATTAAGCGAAAACACATTCAATGAAGACCCAGTATTATTTTGGAAACATTTTTATGATCTATTGAAAACAACGTTACACCCAATTATGCCTTTTCAAAACCACGAAAGTTTATTAGCTGCCATGGAAGGTATTAGCCCGAATGATGCACACCGATTTTTTCGCTTCTTAGAAAAAGACCTCAGTAAAAACATTTCAATTATCACACAAAACGTCGATGGGTTACACAATAAAGCAGGTAATAAAGATATCATTGAATTTCACGGAAGAATAAAAGAGTGCATCTGTCCACAATGTAAAAAGATTTATCTAATGGTAGATGTCCTCAAGGAAAATGAAACTCCTGTTTGTAATTGTGGAGAAATTTTACGCCCTAATGTTGTATTCTTTGGTGACGAGGTTAAATCTCCTGAATCTGCTGAAGAAAAAGTGAAAAATGCCGACCTTATCTTAGTAGCAGGAACATCTTTGCAAGTACATCCATTTAATGCACTTCTGCTAAGTAAGCGCAATGATGCTAAACTCCTTCTTTTAAACAATGAAAATACTAATTATTCGCAAGCCTTTGATGTTCACCTTAAAGGAAACGTCTCAACAGTATGTAGGTATTTAAGAAATGAAATGGCTAACGAAGATTAA
- a CDS encoding WG repeat-containing protein: protein MTLYTGMEELIPIEFEHLYLPAKHYIIAGKNNKFGVLNYNNEVIVPFEYEHILMNIPNTSLEYMVARKGEKYGVISYKGEVLLPFIYEEAHTEEDFDNLILVKVDNKWGYINLKQEEVIPPIYDEFFESLFPKEHGRIATKNGKQGIISAENKVIIPFEYEEIQFYSDKYLVVKKNNKWGLIDKIGEVVIPAKYDAVKYHPKASTFVVKQNEKWFHINQNGEVKSAVTTDDSSNQKTAKVSYSPVIKAYLSRTGKIKISLLDKLKSRLKNQVQVFSFNNRYGLLNQKGQIIVQPNYAAITYKHYLLHDIARVIIRENGKDKYGLIRLIK from the coding sequence TTGACTTTATATACTGGGATGGAAGAATTAATACCAATAGAATTTGAACATCTCTATCTTCCAGCGAAACATTATATTATCGCCGGAAAGAATAATAAGTTTGGCGTCTTAAATTATAACAATGAAGTAATTGTTCCATTTGAATATGAGCATATATTAATGAACATTCCGAACACTTCATTAGAATATATGGTTGCTCGAAAAGGCGAAAAGTACGGTGTTATAAGTTATAAAGGCGAAGTTTTGCTTCCTTTCATTTATGAAGAAGCTCATACAGAAGAGGACTTTGATAATCTCATTCTAGTAAAAGTTGATAATAAATGGGGCTACATTAATTTAAAGCAAGAAGAAGTTATTCCCCCAATATATGATGAATTTTTTGAATCACTATTTCCTAAGGAACACGGAAGAATAGCTACAAAGAACGGTAAACAGGGAATTATTTCTGCAGAAAATAAAGTTATTATACCTTTTGAATATGAGGAAATACAATTTTATTCCGATAAGTACTTAGTAGTGAAGAAAAATAATAAATGGGGCTTAATCGATAAAATAGGGGAAGTCGTTATTCCTGCTAAGTATGATGCAGTAAAATACCACCCCAAAGCTAGCACCTTTGTTGTAAAACAGAACGAAAAGTGGTTCCATATTAACCAAAACGGTGAAGTTAAATCAGCAGTGACAACGGATGATTCGTCAAATCAAAAGACAGCTAAAGTTAGCTACTCCCCAGTTATTAAAGCTTATTTAAGTCGTACAGGCAAGATCAAAATATCTTTACTAGATAAGTTAAAAAGTCGATTGAAGAATCAAGTGCAAGTTTTTTCTTTTAATAATAGATATGGCCTTCTAAATCAGAAAGGTCAAATCATTGTTCAACCTAACTATGCTGCTATTACCTACAAACATTATTTGCTACATGACATTGCAAGAGTTATCATTCGCGAAAACGGAAAAGACAAATATGGTTTGATTCGACTCATTAAATAA